The following proteins come from a genomic window of Carassius gibelio isolate Cgi1373 ecotype wild population from Czech Republic chromosome B8, carGib1.2-hapl.c, whole genome shotgun sequence:
- the cxxc1a gene encoding CXXC-type zinc finger protein 1a, with protein MDSEVSDLEQPPGPEMNLNPSNARVYCVCRKPDTNCFMIGCDNCSEWFHGDCIKISEKMAKTIRVWYCEKCRSKNESLEIKFRPKKSREKEAEADGTDNQQDTPDFGWKSDGRRGSRIKRSARMCGECEPCMRTEDCGLCDFCKDMKKFGGPNRIRQKCRLRQCEVRARKMLRVKGEECSMSKGRDYQDGPLSEDYSENELELYQQYCAGKYGEHSTGWNSDDDDDGSYADSSMRKRAVKVKHVKRREKRSEKKKEENKPRKHKPKQKHRDRVRHSERAEVRDSGGARQCLGPGCVEAARANSKYCSDDCGMKLAANRIYEILPQRIQQWQQSPCIAEEQGKKLLERIRREQQSARMRLTEMEKRFHELEGIIAKAKQQVVQHDEEVNEGDDDTDLQIFCVSCSHPVNPKVALRHMERCYAKYESQTSFGSMYPTRIEGATRLFCDVYNPQSKTYCKRLQVLCPEHSRDPKIPADEVCGCPLVRDVFEPTGEYCRVSKRKCNKHYCWEKLRRAEVDLERVRVWYKLDELFEQERNLRTAMTNRAGLMALMLHQTIQHDPITTDLRTNKDR; from the exons ATG GACAGTGAAGTGTCAGATTTGGAGCAGCCTCCTGGACCGGAGATGAATCTGAATCCTAGCAACGCACGGGTTTATTGTGTTTGTCGCAAGCCAGACACCAACTGCTTTATGAT TGGTTGTGACAACTGCAGCGAGTGGTTTCATGGAGACTGCATTAAAATATCAGAGAAGATGGCCAAAACCATCCGTGTTTGGTACTGTGAAAAGTGTCGGA GTAAAAACGAATCCTTAGAGATTAAATTCCGCCCCAAGAAAAGCAGAGAGAAAGAAGCAGAGGCAGATGGGACCGATAACCAGCAAGACACACCGGATTTCGGATGGAAGTCCGATGGACGCCGTGGGTCACGG ATTAAGCGCTCAGCTCGCATGTGTGGAGAATGTGAACCCTGCATGCGCACAGAGGACTGTGGACTGTGTGACTTCTGTAAAGACATGAAGAAGTTCGGCGGACCGAATAGGATCAGGCAGAAGTGTCGGCTGAGACAGTGTGAAGTGCGCGCTAGG aaaatgttgCGAGTGAAGGGTGAGGAGTGCTCCATGTCTAAGGGCAGAGATTATCAAGACGGTCCGCTGTCTGAAGACTACAGTGAGAATGAGCTGGAGCTGTATCAGCAGTACTGCGCTGGAAAGTATGGAGAACACAGCACG ggttggaacagtgatgatgatgatgatggttcaTACGCCGATTCATCTATGAGAAAGAGAGCTGTTAAAGTCAAGCACGTGAAAAGAAGAGAAAAGCGATCTGAAAAAAAG AAAGAGGAGAATAAGCCTCGGAAGCACAAACCCAAACAGAAGCACCGTGACCGGGTGAGACACAGCGAGCGGGCAGAGGTTCGGGACAGCGGAGGAGCCAGACAGTGCCTCGGACCGGGATGTGTTGAAGCTGCACGTGCCAACTCCAAATACTGCTCTGATGACTGCGGCATGAAGCTCGCTGCCAA TCGAATCTATGAGATCCTGCCACAGCGTATCCAGCAGTGGCAGCAGAGCCCATGCATCGCTGAAGAACAGGGCAAGAAGCTTCTGGAGCGAATCCGCCGTGAGCAACAGTCAGCTCGCATGCGACTCACCGAAATGGAGAAACGGTTTCATGAGCTGGAAGGTATCATTGCTAAAGCCAAACAGCAGGTCGTGCAGCATGATGAAGAG GTCAATGAAGGCGATGACGACACAGATTTGCAAATCTTCTGTGTGTCCTGCAGTCACCCAGTTAACCCCAAGGTGGCGCTGCGTCACATGGAAAGGTGCTATGCAAAG TATGAGAGTCAGACATCATTTGGCTCCATGTACCCCACTCGCATAGAGGg TGCTACACGGCTCTTCTGTGATGTGTACAATCCACAAAGCAAAACTTACTGTAAGAGACTGCAGGTGCTCTGTCCAGAACACTCCAGAGACCCAAAG ATCCCTGCGGATGAGGTCTGTGGCTGTCCATTGGTTCGTGATGTATTTGAACCCACCGGAGAATACTGCAGGGTGTCCAAACGCAAGTGCAACAAACACTACTGCTGGGAGAAACTCCGCAGGGCTGAAGTGGACCTGGAACGAGTCCGAGTG TGGTACAAGTTGGATGAATTGTTTGAGCAGGAGCGCAACTTAAGAACAGCCATGACAAATCGTGCAGGTCTCATGGCTCTCATGCTGCACCAGACAATCCAACATGACCCAATTACTACAGACCTGAGAACTAACAAAGACAGATAA